TTCTGAATGAACCACAAGACTTGATTTTGAAGAATTCTGGGATAATATTTATTGAGAGGTCTGTGCAAATTGATGGGTACCTGGCTGATACTGCTCAAAAAAGTTTTCAGGGTGATAAGGAATGTCATTATTTATTTCCAAACGCTCTGAAGCTATACTTGGTGAAGGTACCTTTCAATAATGGAAGTATTTGTTTGAAACGTTTCCTTCCTGTATTGATTAAATTATTAATAAAAATAGATGTACAAAGAAAACTGTTTTCATGACCTACACCtacatttaatattttttattggataCTGAGGATATTCATAGATCATGTCAGACATGTAAGAGAAATCATCGTAGGGCTCTAGAAACGATTTGGCTCCACCGAAGGGGTCTTGCTTGAAGGTAAACCTATGAGCCCCCCATGTCTCTATACGTTTGATGATGACTTTTCTTGGAGGGCAACCCCTAATGCAAGCCTTTCCCCTTTTGGGAGGATCGATACAGGACCTTCTGTAATATTGGGGACCCCATGGCTCGCAGCAAGAGCAACAATTCATTTTACAAGGATTTAGAAGCGATTTTCTGAGGAAACAAATTTTTTCCACTAACAATTTTTGGCAGGAGCATGATAGATAAAATCATAATCATAGATTAATCTATGATAATACTCAAGGTGACAAGTTTCCAGGGGTATATCACACTGATCGTTTTTTAATATCTCTATGATCACTCAATATTATCATTGAATCTGACGTTTGTGAAAGTTCCAgtaggtaaattttccaaattttcgtACATTTCGGTTATTCCAAAATCGGCAGTTTTCATGGACCGAAGACGAAAATGCGCCCTTACAAAACTAAAAACCTTGCTCAACTTGTTGAACGAAGATAATGATCTTCAACAATGCGGAACAGGGGACGCTGGAAATTTCGGAAGATACAGAACGACTTCCCGCGAAAAATATCCAACATGTCCTGCTATGGCTCGAAAATGTCCACCTAGGAGAGAAAATGTTCCCTTCGAATCAACgttgcgaaaaaaaaattatcctcTGGTGCCATATCGCGAGAAACCCtatgaaaaatgttttcaaatccATGAATGTTCACCTAATACTACTCTTTGTTTCAAGTCGGCTGTGCCACGAGAATATGACCAGTCCAATAGTTACAGAGTTTCTAGGTCCTCACCAATTAGAGGTGGAAGATGTCCTTACACCCAAAGAAAATCCCCAAAATTATATCTGATCAGTACTGATGATCCAGAACAAATGGAAACTGCAGTTTGTAGAGCCAACCGACCTTTGAGAAAACTGCAACACAATGCTATCCCACCACCGAGATGTTGTCAGTCCAGGGAGTTGAGAGGTGGTTTGATGTATCGAGGTTGTGACTGTGATAAAACCAACGGTTTGCAAGACAGGTGCCTGAGATTCTGCTGCCTTAGGAACCCCAAATGTAAGACCAGACCTGCAACCTGTTATCTCAGTCGATTTTCTGGGGGAAAACATCTTCCTGACATAACCACACGGGTTAGTTCCGACCCTACATATGTAGATTTCCATGACGCAGATTATGATTGTCCATTATACGAGTACGAGGATCATAGAATCGATCCACCAGCCTTCCATGAAGATCTAGACGATACATTCATTCCTAACTACCCCGATTATGAGATTGTAAACCCTCGAAAAGTACTCTGCCGGTCTTTCCCGACTTGCAGTCGTATTCCAGAAGAACCTCCCTCGCAAGATATCAGAATGTTCACCTGTTGTCGTAGAGAACCTAAAGTCTTGAAGATTCCAGAAGTCATTTACGAATCGCACAACGATGCCTGTAGGTTTGAACCGACTAAAGTTTGCGTTTTTTGTCCACTGAGTTATATGGAAAGTCCTCATGATGAATGTGACGAGTGGtaggataagaaaaaaaaaacattgagtcTTAGTTTAAGCAGAAGTACATTGTGTatcgaaaactatcatttcaATAAATTCGCATTCCATAAAGAAACAAACTATAAGGACAAGGGTGGGCACGGACTTCCCCAGGTCAATACTACAATCATTTCGAGATGATTCGATCTTTAATAATGAGTTTGACATGCTCTACACTGTGGAGGCGAATATTCAATGTAACAACCATCGTTGTTGCCATATGTTTGGGTGTCACCATCACAAGTACAATTGTCTTCGTAGGGACAAACACATTTGGGTGGTGAAGGTGAATTTGTCTCATAACAAGGTGGACAAGGCTCGCAGGGCTCAGGACAGGGCACTGCGGGACAGCATGGCTCAGGGCAAGGCACCGAAGGACAGCATGGCTCAAGTGAACAAGGTTCTGGGCAAGGTAGACATGGCTCAGGTGATGGGACGCATGGTTCAGGACAGGGTTGACAACAGCAAGCGGCCTCACATGTTATAGGACAACACTGACAATCGTTTTCGCATTTGTTCCGACAGCAACACGAACATCGACAACGGCATTGACATGGTATGGTTTGATAGCACGGCATGCAAGGGTACATAGGTGGTCCACACATACAACAAGTGTAAGTGATGGTTTTCTTCTTCCCGTACCTCACGCTTAAATGTTTCCCGCACGAAAATTTGCTGCAGTGACAAGAGGCCGGTTGTGTCCTGCATTTTGGGTTGTTTATGCAGCAATATCGCAAGCAGCGATCTTGAAGCCCATTCTTCTTGTCACAATCGCATCCTCTGTATAGTTTCCCCCCGCGTAATTCGACCGATTTAGAGCAACTCAGGGCTTTGCCACGATTTCTGGTCACTAAACAGCTATCAGAAGAGCATCGAGGTATACAAATAGTATTGCAACCAAAGCATAAGTTTCCTACTGGACTTTTCTTGCACGTCTTCCTACAACAAGTTGGCGAATACTGAATGCATTTTCGACGACAACAACAGCAAGGGTGGCAACATGTATATTTACACATTTTGGGACATGGGTAACACAGAGGAAAACATGGCTTGCAACCACAGCTACATCCACAACGTTTAGGTTTACAACATTTGGATGACCTACAATACTTTGATGTGGTACATAGGCAACACGGATTGCAACATGAACATTTTGAAATACACCTAGTTGACGAGGGACAGCAGATAGAAGTGCAACTGTCTGGAAACGGACCACAAGAACTTGTGCTACAACAAGAGGCTTTCTGACAGcaatttttcatcagaaaacacTTGCATTTTGGAGGACCACATGGTAAGAACGCCCCCATCGGACAACATGGTGTACAAGGATATGGCTTCACGTGGCAAGGGGGGCTACATTGCAATTTCTCGGAGAGTTTCTTCAGAGTTTTCATCAAGCATTTTCTTTGTTTAGAGACGTCGCAGCTTTTTCCCATCACAAGAATTTTCTATTCAAAAAGCAGCCAAGATAACaacaaaaatttagaaaaaactTAGGTTGACACAAAGAAAATTGATGACAGTAATCACCTCATCAAAATCCATCGATAAGATGAAAATTATCGATTCAATTTTGGTCATCCATTTTCTGCTACAGAAATATCATCGATTCTGCGATATATTAAAATAAATCGCCAAAGCGAGGTGATTTCATTTCCATTCcggtgaaaaacttttcttgttaATCCGATACAGTTCAAATATACTTGGATTGGAAATAGTACACCAATATGTCGTCTTATATAGTAGCACGAGCGCTAACCCCAGGTAGATCAGTAATTTTCAGCTTGGAAATTCTCCCTTATTTCATAGGTTATATAAATACCCAATTTTCAGCTCTTCGCCGTGTAGTCCATAAATTACTATTAGCCGATCTCACATGCCTACAAAATACAAACCGTAGTGCCGTCGTTGCTTGTACAGTTCCATATAACCAGAGAAGGTTTTATGCTGAAAAGAAAGTCTTTGAACGTAATAAGCCACATTGTAATATAGGAACGATTGGTCATGTGGATCACGGAAAAACAACCCTCACAGCTGCTATTACCAAAGTTTTAGCTGATCAGAAATTGGCTCTGGCTAAGAAATACGCAGACATTGATAATGCACCGGAAGAAAAAGCTAGGGGTAAAAAATAGAAGAAGGTATTTGTTACAGGTATTTTAAATGAGAACCTTCTAGGTATCACAATCAACGTTGCCCATGTGGAGTACCAAACTGAGAGTAGGCATTATGGACACACAGATTGTCCCGGCCATGCTGATTATATCAAGAATATGATCACTGGAGCTGCTCAAATGGATGGAGCCATTCTTGTAGTAGCAGCAACTGATGGTATTATGCCACAGACAAGAGAGCATTTATTATTGGCTAAACAAATAGGTCAGCATCAGGGTTAAGCCAGGGTTTCATGAGGAGTTCTAATAAATATGGTTTTAGGTGTTGAGCATTTAGTAGTATTCATTAACAAAGTTGATGCGGGTGATAAGGAAATGGTAGAGCTTGTCGAGATGGAAATTAGGGAACTCCTCACAGAAATGGGATTTAATGGGGATACAATCCCTATTGTAGCAGGTTCTGCATTGTGTGCTTTGGAAGATAAAAATCCTGAAATTGGAAAGGATGCTATACTTCAGTTATTGAAGGAGGTTGATGCTAATATTCCCACACCTATAAGAGAACTTGATAAACCATTCTTGTTACCTGTAGAACACACATACTCTATCCCTGGTCGAGGAACTGTTGTTACTGGGCGCTTAGAAAGGGGGGTCGTGAAAAAGGTAAGTGAATTTTGAACTTTTTGGATTTCATTTGCATTTCTGAACTTTCTAGGGAATGGAGTGTGAATTTGTTGGTTACAACAAGAGAATTAAGAGTGTTGTTACTGGAATTGAAATGTTCCATCAAATTTTGGAAGAAGCTCAAGCGGGAGATCAGTTGGGAGCTCTGGTTAGAGGTATCAAAAGAGAAGATGTTAAAAGAGgtacaaaaatcatttttaatCTCTCGTGATACATCAaattcaccttttttttttcaggtatgGTTATGGCCAAACCTGGAACAGTGAAAAGTCATGACAATGTAGAAACCCAAGTGTATATTCTAAGTAAGGAGGAGGGAGGTAGAGCGAGACCAATCACAAATTACACTCAGTTGCAAATGTTTTGTCGGACTTGGGACACAGCATGCCAAGTTTTAGTACCTGATAAGGAAATGGTCATGCCTGGAGAAGATTCAAGGTACGAAAAACCTCTGAATTAAATAATCAAGATTATGGCCATTAAGGAACTTTGTGACTATGATGATCAAATTTTTCCAGGTTAcagttgaaaatgttgaaacctATGGTTATTGAATCGGGACAAAGATTTACCTTGAGAGATGGGGCCCAAACGTTAGGTACTGGAGTAGTTACCAAAGTTCTCGCTGACATGAAGAAACAAGAGAGAGACCTGTTGATGGAGGGAAGGAAAGCAAGAGAAAAGAGGTTAACAGCTGAGGGCAGCAAGTGAATCTTCGAAAAAAGTTGCGATTTTGTTTATCGCATTTATGAACTGCGAGTTTAAGTAATTCAACTAAGATTTAGTTTGGAATCATTCTTGACAAAGTTGTTAGATTAAGGTATTTTATAATCTGATCTGTATATTCTATACTACTTTAGATCctggtgaaaataaaaaagaactAAATGGAACATCGtaacatgaaaaaattcaataaagcaTTTCATATTTACTCTTTTTGACTCAACTGTACCTTGAATACCTAGTTCATTTCTATCTCAGATTTTCTTAACCTCACTACTCACAAACTGTCAAAATCGTTTGTTGCCATTGGTTACAGTACAATGAACTGTCAAAATAGTACAGTAACCAATagcaatagaaaaatatttgtCACCCACATTGTTTTGAAACCACTGGAATATGTCAATAAAACAGAAAGCaagtatgaaaaaattatttatttgaaaataacCTATGCCTATTCATTCTTCTCAGCACAACTAATTACATGTCCCGTTCATTAAACGACATTCATTTACTCTCTGTTAACAGTATTATTTAACAAATTTAGATAAATAAGCACTCGCTTCGCTCATTCAGTAcaggttgaaaataaaaatagttaaagaaaaaaatttaaggtaTATCACTTGGATAAAAACAACCCGCTCATAGGTCTTCATCGTCTTCAGGAAGGGCCGTTTCTTGAGCTTCCTTCAGATCTTTCTCGATTTGTTGTTGCCATTGGGGATCCATGGTGACCTCTGGGGGTACCAAAGCGGGTGAAGCTACGAAGTCGAGGTTGGAATCTCCAATGAGTTTTCTGGCCAACCACAAGAAGGGTTTCTCGAAGTTGTAGTTTGATTTAGCGGAGATATCGTAGTACTGTAAAAGATATATCACAATTCAGTTACACAAATGAGCTAAAAATGGCGGGAATATCTCACCTGAAGATTCTTCTTCCTGTGGAATACGATGCTCTTGGCTTTGACTTTTCTATCCTTAATATCAACTTTGTTACCACACAAAACAATTGGGATATTTTCACACACTCTGATCAAATCACGATGCCAGTTAGGTACATTCTTGTAAGTAACTCTCGATGTAACATCGAACATAATTATGGCACATTGTCCTTGGATGTAGTATCCATCACGAAGACCACCAAACTTTTCCTGACCAGCTGTATCCCATACATTGAAACGAATGGGGCCTCTTGTAGTGTGGAACACCAGAGGATGCACTTCCACACCAAGGGTGGCTACATACTTTTTCTCGAATTCACCAGTCAAGTGACGCTTTACGAAGGTTGTCTTTCCAGTACCACCATCTCCGACTAGAACGCATTTAAAAGTGGGCATCTCTTGTTCCGCTGCCATTTTTGGAATTTAATCGtatatctgaaacagaaaaagCGTGAGATGTTTCTGGAAACTTCTAACCTCCATTTATAATGTAATTCTGGGATAGAATAAAACTCTTGGTTTTGGACGAATTATTATTACAAACACCCTTAAATAACTGTGAAATACTTTTCGGAAGTTTTAAACGATATCGTTTATACGTTAGCACTCTTCAAACGAATACAAATTTTAAAACCGATAGAAATGTCGAATCGTATCATGGGAATTTGGAAATATCATACCGACTTCAGgaatatttttatatgaaaataattGAGAAACTGTAAAAATAACGAAACACTTAGATTTAGCATTGCAAGCTGAACTTACCCTTAAAACTTATACCTTTAACAAACAGTGATGAACGTGAAAATGACTGATAGCTCTGGCAAAGTCTACAAGTCGTTAGAGCTCACAATGGCGTTCTCTCCGAAATGGGCGGCAAACTTGAGATGATAAAAGGGTTGAGcttgaaaattcatcaatgtaccgaatttctaattttattgtattttcaaCATACTCTAGTTTAGTAGGAGTATCAACCAAAACATAAAATTTAAACAGTTATAAGTAGAAATTGGAAAAATcctcaaaaaactgaaaataaaattgtcaCATGACCTCTGACGTCAAAATAATTGTTGGATCATGCGTGTTGCCTTCGCAGCACTGCAGTTCAGTTCAGTTTATCGATTTGTCAGTTCGATGGTGTTGAGTTCTGTCGTTAGATTCTAGGCTCGGTGTCGTTCATTTAAACGTATTGAATgggatttttttatgaaataaaagttttttgTGGTGTGTGATTGAAGCCGGTCTAAAATGACGAAAGATAGATTGGCAGCTTTGGTTGCGGTAAGCAGTTCTGATCTTGCATTAGAATATCTAGCCCACTCAGTCTCCTTCAAAAATCATCATCAATTCGATACTATTTAGAAAGGTTGAAAATATTAGGATGAGATGTCAACCGAAAATTCACATCAAAATATCTTGAGTAAAATTTTATCAAATCGAATCCAGTTCGAAAATTGGGATTCAATCAAATCTAAGCTGGGCTAAAATAATGGATCAATGTTAGGTTAGGTGAATGATAGATTTGTCATAAATGACAATACCCCACCCCTTTAAATGTTTTGAAATGacctgaaaactgaaatttcgaaaaaattaaaattgtctCTTTGCAGGCCCAAAGCGACGACGACGATGTGGGCCCAGATGATGTTGCTGTCAATGTTGAGGGGAGGGATGGTTTTATGGATGCATTTTTTGCCGAGGTGAGTAATTTTGATCTAATCAATCTTAATGATCAACAAGTTCGAAAAAGGGTTGTACAGTTTCCCGTTCCTTGAGCGCCCCCACAACCATGATcaacagtttattgaaagttaaATGGAGCATGGAAATTTGGTGATAATATTCTAATTTATTTCTGGAGCTATGCATTTGTCAGTTTGCAGTAGGTTGAATCAAGGCAACAGATAAGCCTGAAAAATTGAGATAATGGCAAGTTATTGGACTCTGAAGACCATTTAGTGACATCTTGGTGGTGCAAGAAGAAGGCTGAAAGAAACTGAACATATTGCATTGATTCCTTACGAAATTCCTATTGGAATAttcttatataattttttcttatCTGTTACTTAATTTCATTTCATGATAAATAAAGAATATGGATTCAGTATctccaaatttatttcttacAAAAGTATTTTGAATACCACATTCAGATTTTTAAATTAGATTCCCAACAGGTTCAACTAAGATTTGACTCAATTTCTCAAGTTGTGTCATTTTGTTTtcatgaaagaaaaaataaatatttttggatAAGTAGTGTATAAAATAATCAAGTTATCCATACTGATTAACAACTTGTTTCTCCCGTTAATAACTAATCGTGTAGAGATGAGTCTTTATCACTGATGTTTTCTTATCTCTACGAATTTTCCTGTTTGCAAAGTGCGATCTAATGAGCTCATTCGTTTCCTATCATTGTTCGCAtgctaatatttttttttgaacctCGAGGTGGACTGAAATCCAGATTGTAACCTTTGAAAATAACGATTGTCTCATCCCGTTGCCGTTTTGTACGGGGGTCATACGAAAATGCATAGTCTACAGAGAAAATTgccagaaatatatgaaaaatgaataagaaCCCAAGGAAATTGAATTTATAAATCAGGGGTGTACGCTGATTCATACGAAGATATTCTGAATGTAATAGGTGATCTGTGAATCCCCGCTGCAGAAAGAAGTgggcatttttttcaaaaatttagcTCTTTCGGATTAATGTCGGTACATTCTTATCACATAACCTTTCATCGTATAAAAAACCACTCAAGGCTTAAAAAATATGGATTTGTCCATAGCAATTATTCCGCAATTCTTGGCGCTCATTCAATTGCTTCGACTTAAAACAGGAAAAGCGTTATTTTCCGATGTACAACACTGCTACTGCATGATTGTGTAAAAAGGTGAAATTTTCAACGCGCTCCCATCTCTCCTAGATATTATATTCGACCTTACATGTTCAAGGAAACGTATCAATATGATGTATTGTTATATAAATAGATCTTTCTTTGAATCGCtcggaatgaaatgaatgtatGGTTTACTACCAAAGTTAAGACATTTTTCCAAAGGATCTCTGTATTTCGAGATACATACATGATACAAAATGATACTTGAGAGCCAAGTACTAGTTTTCATCTTAATCAGAtgtgtatttttggaaatattgggaAGATACCAAGAGAATCATCATTTCTTGCTCGATTCCAAAGATTCGT
Above is a window of Coccinella septempunctata chromosome 5, icCocSept1.1, whole genome shotgun sequence DNA encoding:
- the LOC123313684 gene encoding uncharacterized protein LOC123313684; its protein translation is MDRRRKCALTKLKTLLNLLNEDNDLQQCGTGDAGNFGRYRTTSREKYPTCPAMARKCPPRRENVPFESTLRKKNYPLVPYREKPYEKCFQIHECSPNTTLCFKSAVPREYDQSNSYRVSRSSPIRGGRCPYTQRKSPKLYLISTDDPEQMETAVCRANRPLRKLQHNAIPPPRCCQSRELRGGLMYRGCDCDKTNGLQDRCLRFCCLRNPKCKTRPATCYLSRFSGGKHLPDITTRVSSDPTYVDFHDADYDCPLYEYEDHRIDPPAFHEDLDDTFIPNYPDYEIVNPRKVLCRSFPTCSRIPEEPPSQDIRMFTCCRREPKVLKIPEVIYESHNDACRFEPTKVCVFCPLSYMESPHDECDEW
- the LOC123313683 gene encoding keratin-associated protein 9-1-like, with the protein product MGKSCDVSKQRKCLMKTLKKLSEKLQCSPPCHVKPYPCTPCCPMGAFLPCGPPKCKCFLMKNCCQKASCCSTSSCGPFPDSCTSICCPSSTRCISKCSCCNPCCLCTTSKYCRSSKCCKPKRCGCSCGCKPCFPLCYPCPKMCKYTCCHPCCCCRRKCIQYSPTCCRKTCKKSPVGNLCFGCNTICIPRCSSDSCLVTRNRGKALSCSKSVELRGGKLYRGCDCDKKNGLQDRCLRYCCINNPKCRTQPASCHCSKFSCGKHLSVRYGKKKTITYTCCMCGPPMYPCMPCYQTIPCQCRCRCSCCCRNKCENDCQCCPITCEAACCCQPCPEPCVPSPEPCLPCPEPCSLEPCCPSVPCPEPCCPAVPCPEPCEPCPPCYETNSPSPPKCVCPYEDNCTCDGDTQTYGNNDGCYIEYSPPQCRACQTHY
- the LOC123313682 gene encoding elongation factor Tu, which codes for MSSYIVARALTPALRRVVHKLLLADLTCLQNTNRSAVVACTVPYNQRRFYAEKKVFERNKPHCNIGTIGHVDHGKTTLTAAITKVLADQKLALAKKYADIDNAPEEKARGITINVAHVEYQTESRHYGHTDCPGHADYIKNMITGAAQMDGAILVVAATDGIMPQTREHLLLAKQIGVEHLVVFINKVDAGDKEMVELVEMEIRELLTEMGFNGDTIPIVAGSALCALEDKNPEIGKDAILQLLKEVDANIPTPIRELDKPFLLPVEHTYSIPGRGTVVTGRLERGVVKKGMECEFVGYNKRIKSVVTGIEMFHQILEEAQAGDQLGALVRGIKREDVKRGMVMAKPGTVKSHDNVETQVYILSKEEGGRARPITNYTQLQMFCRTWDTACQVLVPDKEMVMPGEDSRLQLKMLKPMVIESGQRFTLRDGAQTLGTGVVTKVLADMKKQERDLLMEGRKAREKRLTAEGSK
- the LOC123313687 gene encoding GTP-binding nuclear protein Ran yields the protein MAAEQEMPTFKCVLVGDGGTGKTTFVKRHLTGEFEKKYVATLGVEVHPLVFHTTRGPIRFNVWDTAGQEKFGGLRDGYYIQGQCAIIMFDVTSRVTYKNVPNWHRDLIRVCENIPIVLCGNKVDIKDRKVKAKSIVFHRKKNLQYYDISAKSNYNFEKPFLWLARKLIGDSNLDFVASPALVPPEVTMDPQWQQQIEKDLKEAQETALPEDDEDL